From Misgurnus anguillicaudatus unplaced genomic scaffold, ASM2758022v2 HiC_scaffold_31, whole genome shotgun sequence:
CACCCTCAGTGCCATCAGGTTCAGCCTGCTCCTCTCTCTGCTTCTGCTTGAACTTCATGCTGCCATGATGCATCACAGCACCTGTCAGCTTGTAGATGGCTGCTTTCTCCTCACCAGTGAAGCCCAGAATGTCGATAGCAGTCTATTTGTTTGTGAGAGCCAagtaagttgtttttaaaatacattatctTAAGCACTAGCATCATTTCTACTCATGCAAATATATAATAACAATGTTGTTGTCCACCACGTACATCTGTGGCAATGAACTCTTCCACATCGTCAATACTCTTGACAGTGATTTCACCCATGCTGATCATTGGATAGTCATAAGGATTGGTGGTGATCAGAAGTGCCTCTGTAAGGAATTCATGTGGATTATATTAACTGCAATTAGACATTGGGTTTCATTTAGTAAACTTAACTATACATGAATTTGAGCTTGTTCTGTGTATGGACATTTTCACTATCAAATCCTGGTATAACAAAAACTTTTGTACTAAAATTTCTTCCAATTGTATTAATAAAATTCAAGAAGAACTTGTACCACAAGTATGCAATAGTCCTGTACTCCataatcaaatactaggctGTAATTATAATAAAGTATAtcataatgttgatatataatatTGACATTACTCTTGTGAATAAGCCAGAAAGTTTTTGTAAGAAGTTCAAATGAGACCTAATGTGTGTATTGAATAATACATTAATGTAGATTTCTTACCGAGCAGTTCTGGTTTGTGTCCAGTCATGAGCTGGTAGAAGATGTGGTAGCTCCTCTCAGCAGACAGCTGGAATGTTACTCTTGACTTTTCCAGCAGATCTTTACAGGAGAACATTGACTTCAGATGACTAATATTCATGCTTGtttaatgataaaatattgttttaaaacgGTGCTACTCACAAGTTTCAATATCAGCTGACGCCAGTTTTCCAGTTGTTCCAAAGTGAATCCTGATGAATTTACCCTAAAACATTATTTAGGACACCTTTGAATGAATGTCTGCCATCTTAGAAAGGTATAACACAAATGATAATGCATTTCAACAGACTTTAACTTACAAAACGAGACGAGTTGTCGTTCCTCACAGTCTTGGCATTACCATAAGCCTCCAGCAAGGGGTTGGCTGCAATGATTTGATCTTCCAGCGAACCCTGTGGCGTATACAAGTAGTCTTCACAAGAGTTGTTTCACTAATTTGTGTTGAAACTGTTTAAACTGtctaaacttttttatttttacagtaatgtGCGTTTGCTAACCTGCATTTTTCCCGGGACAGGTTCTGCTTTCTTTGGTCCAGCCACAGCGATTGTCGCGAAGTACTGGATGACACGTTTGGTGTTGACCGTCTTTCCTGCGCCGGATTCTCCGCTGTAGTGTAAAAACGTAAATGTAAGACACTTTACATGTGCAATAAAAtagtataaataaatagaaattgTTGTCATGTATTATCAATAAATATTAGAAAAGATCTAAACTCACGTAATTAGGATAGACTGGTTATCACGATCTgagaaaatgtgtttaaagtTGTTTAGTAGCAGAGCATGTTATTTCATTAAGATGAGATTTTACACGTTACAACATGTTATATTTAGAATTAATGTGCACTGAGAAATCGTACACAGACTAGAACGTTAAAAATGGTTAGGTTTAGTTTAGTGTTCACTTGAAAAACATctttagttatttattttaaaactttataaagagTGTCTGACCGGTGAGCATGAACTGGTAGGCGTTGTCAGATATGGAGAAGATGTGGGGAGGGGCTTCAACTCTTTTCTTGCCCCTGTAACCGGCCACAACAACTGCATCGTACACCGGCAGCCATTTGTATGGATTGACGGTGGCGCAGAACAAACCAGAGTAGGTCTGAAACAGAGACGTGTGTTCAACATCAACCTCATCACAGGTATTAAAAGTGATGTTGTTAGACTTACATAGATCATCCATGCTGCGTAACGCTCTTTGAGATTATACAGCACAGTGGCTTCATTGAGGTGGGTCATCATGACCATGTCCTCAATTTTGTCAAACTTTGGTGGATTCATGGGAAAGATTTGATCTTCCTTGACAGTGACAGTCTGATAATAAACAACAGCCGTTATCAGGATGAGTTAGACATGACTTGAGATATTAATAACAGTAAAAGATGAAATGAACGTACCTTCCCACTCTGAGTTTTGACGGTAGCTTTGCCACCCTCTTTACTAACAAGAGTACCCTTCAGGAACATCTCATCTGGATCAGATACAAAGAAGGCTGTTTTGGCATCAAATGGGGTGTTTTGAGCCTcgatcctctctctctctggtttGCGGAGGTAAATGGCCGCCGGGCCAAAACACTCCATCTCACCGTCTCCCATGATGACTCCAACTTAAGTattatagaaataaaaaatcAGTATTTGTACTTCTTGATTCTTTTCTTTGAATTACAGCAAAACTTACATTCATACTTTGCCAGAAACACACATTCTAATTCTTTACCATGACCATTTTCCACATTTCAATTTTGAAGTTTTTTGAAACgattaaataacacaaattaaatgtgtAGGAGTTATAAATTGAGGAAAACATGTAAGACAGGTCAAATATTTTCTAAGTAGCCATGTTTATATTACATTACAGTTATTTGTACTGTATGAAGCTCTAATGATCATTTTAAGGATTTGTAGTGTAGGGATGTTTCCAGGAGTGTTCAGTCAGTTGTGTTCAGATGTTTGATTTCTGAATCACATTAAATCAGTGACAGTGTTTCTATTGAGTCTGAACTTTACATGCATGTTTATACATTAAATCTTACAAACAGAAACTTTTgttttacctttttcacagcCTCAGTTCAGAGAAATTATGTTCAGGGTCTTGTTCACTAAACATACAGAAGATAGCTGTCAAATATCTGTTAGAATTACACTTTACTTTATATACAGTCACAGCTTTTTTTTAGTATGGTAAGTATAGCATGGTATAGCATAGAGTATAGTATAGTTCAGTATAGTGTAGTATGGtatagtgttgtatagtgtGGTGTAGTATGGTTttgtataatatactgtagtatggTATGGTGTATTATAGCATAATACAGTTGAGTATAGTATAGCTCAGTATAGTGTAGTATGGTATAATATAGTGTTGTATGGTATAATATAGTGTAGTATGGTATAATATAGTGTAGTATGGTATAGTGCAGTGTAGTATGGTGTAATGTAGTATGGTATGGTGTATTATAGCATAATACAGTTGAGCAAGTATAGTTAAGTAGTATGGTATAATCGATCTAACCAATAGCAGATACAGGTATAGTAAACGATCTTACCGTGGATGGGTCTGTGTGAGGTCTTGTTGAAGTGGGGAAAACTTCTTTCTTTTATAGAGATGCTCCTGTGTGCACAGCAGAATCCATCGGCTCTATTTGGTCATGTTAATTGCTGTAAAGGTGTTGCAACACTTTGCCATTTATAGATCTGTATTTGTTATGGGCATCATTTATTTCCATCTTCCTGAATCTTAATATGCAAGTCAtgataattatatatatttaataacttttataaacattttgtaaaatacaaattttgcttgtttaattAGTTAAGGTTTTTTGATAAGTTTTACCTAAACACTTAGCAATTggatttttgtttagttttgatgAATTTGATGAATTACTTTTCTGGTCACAATCTAATGAACTTTCACACACTAAACTAGATTCTAAACCAAAACACAAGGGCACACAAACAGCTGATTCAACACGTCAAATAACTGAGTATTAATAGTTCTCTGTTTTATATTGAGCTCTTTGTTTTCCTTCCAGCACTTTCGTCTGGATGTCTATGGTGTCAGGTTCATAATGGGTCACATAGTTTCATGAGGATCAATCTCGACTGCGCATCTGCCAGGAAATGTACTGCTAAAGCATTTAATGTTGGGTGACCCAGATCTCTAGTGTCATTGGAGCATCATGCACACGTGCCAAAAATTTAAATGGcgtgttttatgaactttgatctttcTACACATGGAGTCCAAATCCACAAATAGATACTGTAGTGTCTGGTAGTGATGCCAAACACAGGCCATAAGCCATCTAGGGCCGGTTGCGGCAACTGGACGTAAATTGTTGGCTGTAAGCCCTTTGTCAGGCTTAGCAACTTCCGGctttgtaaaaatatttacGCCTGTTGCACAACATCTATACAACTACAACCAGGTGCAGCTACGCTCAGCGTAAATGATGCGCAACAGCAGTAACAGCATTTAACATTATTCATATTTGTAATATTATACCAATAGGTGAAAATAGTTAAATGCCTGTAGAATTTGGCAaatgttctgttttttttagGGTAATATTAATTCAATATAGTGTGTTATTTCTTCTTTTCAGCCATTGAATTTACACATGTGTGTATATGGATTTTAgccattaaataaaataaatcaaatatgtGTGAATTTGTTTGTCCTTCTGATTTACACATAGACCACATAGTGCATGTTttcattatacattttttttgtaaattttcagcaataaagtcaaaaaaCTATTGCCAAAAATACCACATTGCAAATACTTACAATAAATACTGTGGCTGTCTTTGAAATAATTGTAAAGGCTACAATTGACATTTATATCCATTTTAAATTTTACAAGAAAATATTTAGCAGGGTTTATTCTATAAATAAGCTCAAAGGTTAAGTCCCTTAAAcacttggtaacactttaaaatattcatccattattttaaatacctACACAATAACAAATGAGTTGTTAAACAATATTAATCAAGTAACTACTGTTTACTAGCACGAATCACTGATTAACGAACTGGTAAGTAATAGCATACAGATAAATGTGGTAGTTCACTATTACTATTTTTGACTTATgtgtttttcattttgttttttcctGACTATTTTCTCCTACAttgtattaatttgtattattttaatgaaTTCCTCTATTTGACCGATCTTTGATATCCAATAGTTCACACTTAgttaaatttatataaattccttttttaattttaattacaGTAGGGATCTGCttatcatttttaaagaaagtctAGTGTCTTCTGCTAGTTGAGTTATAATCAATTTTCTCTCAATAATAGAAATTCTTTGAATGGTATTGGCTTTAATGTAGCTTGTATGGATTTAACTTAACTGAgctgttattattttaaacatgttttaattgtCTTAATTGAAAGTAATCTCcaaaaccaaactttttgaGTGATTCAAAAATAAACTGGTGTTCCACAGAATCAAAAGCTTAGAAATCTAAAAATAGAATGAAAACATTATCTAAAACAAATTCAGGGTAGTCTAGAATATCTAATAGTAACCTAATGTTATGTGTTATGTGCCTGTTTTTATAAAGCTATGTTGTGTTTTGTCAGTAATTGTGTCTAATTACAATTTTTAATAAGATAAGAACAAATATTTTATAGTCACTGCTTAGTAGACTCATTGGGCGCCAGTTTTCATGGAGGAGAATATCTTTTTTGGGGGGTAATCTCCTTAATCCTTGAGCTAGAATGAATGGGGGGCATTTATTTtcaattctttttttaaagaccTTTAACAAAAAAGGGCTCAGTTCTTTATAAAATTGTACTCAAGCCATCAGTGCCtggcaaattattattttttatgtgcGTACtggcaaattattatttttttatgtgcgTACTTGCATATATAGTGTTGTCatgaatttctttatttgaATAGCAATGTTTTAATTCTAGGTTTAATTAAGTAGCTCTGCAGATGTTTGTTATTGATGTGAAAGGGATTTTTCTCTTTCTGCAGTCTTCCATATCACTTCATTTTGTACAGATGGCAAAGCTTTATCAAGAAAGTCTAACTTTGTATAATTTTGTCTTTCACTTCTGGGAAATGTTTATAAGAGAATTGGTGAGATAAAGACATTCATATTTGTCAAGCCAACctggtgtttttgttttgtttgttttcactTTACAATTGTTTAAATAACTGCAATAACACAATCGTAAGGACACAACAACTTTTTATTAGTTACAAGTAGTTCATATTTTATGATTACTTTCTGTTGTGATTCAGGCTTCAGGTTTTACTCTGCTGATTCTTTTCCCTAAAAAAACGTAAGAATGAATATATTTTACTTAATTAATTCTACTATTTGCATGCatatatgtgtttattttgAGTTTATTTCAGGAAGCAGTTTGGTTACAGTAAAAGCAGGTGGCGCTCACCTTTCCAATCTCACGGCTCTTGGCTCTCAGCTTGTTGACCTGAGACTCTGCAATATCAGCACGTTCCTGAGCCTCCTCCATCTCATTCTGCACCTTCCTGTGCCTGGCCAGGTGAGTGTTGGCCTGCTCCTCCTGTAAAGTGAATATATATTGTTAGTCACTTTGGATCTTCTAATTTGATTCATTAACTTTTAAGATGACGTCACAATGGCCAAACACAAAACCACCACTTACAGCTTCCTCAGCTTGACGCTTGTAGGACTTGACTTTCAGCTGCAGCTTGTCCACCAGATCCTGCAGTCTCATCACATTCTTCTTATCTTCTTCAGTCTGTAGAGGTGAAAGATGTTAAATTACTATCCAGCATTGTAGATTGACTCATCTGTTGTTACTGCTGTATAGATGGTAAGTACCTGGTAGGTGAGTTCCTTCACTCTCCTCTCGTATTTGCGCACTCCTTTAACAGCTTCAGCACTACGTCTCTGTTCAGACTCGACCTCAGACTCCAGCTCACGCACCTTAAAGAAGTATGAtactaaagcaataaaccccaagaagcagtgggttaccagtgcattttataacagctaaggggcgttgttaggcacgacgcgaagctgttataaaatgcactggtaacccaacgcttcgaggggtttattgcgtttataaaatggttacttcatatgcataacgttagcgggattttataaaataaaacacaaataagttgtaattatattagtataaatattactcttccgccaaacaaagtagttcctcagaatcaagtgtggctgcaacagagcgcagttcacaaacaaaacagacgcagcaaaggcacaatgaaaatatgattaaagactgtggtgtttattttataaatcaacattcatctaatttatacattaacatttatatcgtgcaactgttgaagtgatgatcaaatatgtttgtaagcatgcttaactttttccccgtcagcgtttttttttaagttgccacccagttttagttgaatgccttacagaaaaattatcttctttaaataaacataagatatcaaatgaaagaacagtccatccgctttccaacaacatcaaaaaacgttccatcctaccttcatttgttgtcttatcagttatcacctctcaaattttcagctaaatgcggagataattccatttttgtgaggaacttagagattcagagcctgatcaaaacacacgctaaatccaccacaacgctgttgtgtcgagtgaatgcctcagtgtttaagttgggtaagattgccctctagtggataatagcggaaatatcaataagataaaaaaaacttcagagaacgttttctctttattgatgaaatgttttatttattgacatttatctggatatcgccataattgtgcaaaggtagaaaaattaaaaaatgattaaagactgaggtgtttattttcataaatcaatacgcagcaacagtggcgcagtgatacttgtgatgcggtctgaaccgtgggtttaccggggtattttatcacggcttagaacgcgtttcaaccaatcagaatgaagaaccagaacaaGCCGTTTTATAAAATGCGTTTTGGTCAATTTTTATGAATACATAAGCAATAACATCATACATAACTTCACTAGCACTTCTCACTCTTTTTGTCACTTCACTTGTCTGTAGTCACTGTGTGTAACGTTTTTTGATTCTTTTGGTTCTCTGGTTTGGTTTGTTAGTGGTGCTAACCATGTTTGTTAACTTattccccaccagcatttttttttgtttcccgCCAGTATTTCTTGTGATTTtaataagttttacaaaatgccttccagtaaaatgttcaaatatatcaaatgaaagaacagactctctgctttcaaacatacaaaatgggagaaaaacatttcattgtatcttcatttgttctcttttatataaCATCTTAAATAcaggtaggtttcttcaaaaagaccacattttgagcaaaaagctgaaatactTGCATTTTTGTGTAGGACTTTtgctagagatcagattcagaacgatggtcaaaacatacattttaatgtacaaattaatttaattagttatttcctcagtttttttataaattgggtaaaggTGCCATTTATTTGATAGTAGCAGAAATACAAATTACTGTATAAACTCACCAGGAAAGCATCATTGTTAGGAAAAAGGTTtactcttaattgacgagataactcgtcaatggcaggaaaTAGTTAGTAATGTCTACTTCTAAGTGTTATAGCATGGCTGTGAATAGTTGTTTTAACCAATATGATCTCAGCCATGGTCAGGACTCGTGAGCACCTAAGCATTTAAACCTACCCTGGCCTCCAGTTTCTGGAGCTGTTTCTTTCCTCCTTTCATGGCCAGACTCTCAGCCTCATCCAGACGGTGCTGCAGGTCTTTGACCGTAATCTCCATGTTCTTCTTCATCCTCTCCAGGTGAGAACTGGTGTCCTGCTCCTTTTTCAGCTCCTCAGCCATCATGGCAGCCTGGAATGAGAGCCAAATGTAATTTACTAAGCTTTAGAACAAAGACACATCAAAGCTGCATTTGGGATTGATATGGAAGAATTTCTACATTGAAGTAGATTGTAGCAAACACTTACATCAGTGATGGCCTTCTTGGCTTTCTCCTCTGCATTTCTGGCCTCCTGGACCGAGTCATCCACCTCACCTTGAACCTGGACCAGATCAGCCTCAAGCTTCTTCTTGGTGTTAATAAGACTTGTATTCTGTGAGACATTAACAGCTTCAGTCAGAAACCTCACTGTTACTCTCAAACAGCTGATCTCAAGTTTAGTGTCATTGTACAAATATTGTACCTGAGAGTGCAGCAGTCCCACACGCTCACTGGCATCCAAAAGCTCCTGCTCTGCCATTTTGCGGCATCTGTCAGCTTGCTCCAGTGCAACTCTTAGCTCCTCAATCTCAGCTTGCATCAGGTTATTCCTGCGCTCCACCATGGCAGCCTGTTCCTTCATGTCTTCCTGTCCTCTGACGGCTTCATCAAGGTGCAGTTGGGCATCCTGTGGCAGATTTAGGGTGTCAATATTCATGCTTTGATTCCAATTCAGACAACTTAATATTTTGTGAAGACATTTAGCCGAAAGAAATGTACCTTGAGCTGGCCTTGGACGTTCCTGAGCTGTTTCTGGGCCTCAGCAGCCTGGCGGTTTGCATGGCTCAGCTGAATCTCCATCTCATTGAGATCTCCTTCCATCTTCTTCTTGACTCTCAGGGCATCGTTTCTGCTCCTGACCTCAGAGTCCAAAGTGCTTTGCATGGAATCAATCACTCTTTGGCTGTTCCTCTTGATCTGCTCAATCTCCTCGTCTTTCTCAGCAAGCTTTCTGTCAATTTCGCTCTTGATCTGGGTCAGCTCCAGCTGGATACGAAGAATCTTGGTTTCTTCATGTTCCAGAGTGCCCTGATAAACAGTAGTGAGGTTTTATTAACATACTAGAAGAGTGAGACAGGGTGAGTTATAGATTTTTGCATggttttaatgttgatttacCTCAGCTTCCTCCAGTGCAGTCTGGATCTCGGATTTCTCAATCTCCACTGTTTTCTTGGCTTTCTCTAACTCATGAATGCTCTTTCCGGTCTCTCCAAGCTGCTCACTAAGGTCAGAAATCTCCTCTAAAGGTACAAAATTCAGTAATAAAAGTTATAgtttaattttttcttttttgatgaTGTGTAAATATAAGTGCCATTTACGTTGCAAAATCTTGTTCTCCCTCTTCAAAGTCTCCAGGTGATCAAGAGCTTCTTCATAAGAGTTCTTCATCTTGAAGAGCTCAGTGCTGAGGGAACGAGCTTCTTTCTGAGCACCTTCCAGCTCAGCCTGACCTTCCTCGTACTTCTGTTTCCAATCTGCCAGGAcctgaaaaaaacagaaacatagTGACATTTTAATTCATCATTAAAGTTCATAAACTGAATTTATGTTTTCCTTACCTTGTCAAAGTTTCTCTGCTTCTTGTCCATGTTGGCAGCCAATGAATTTGCTCTCTCCACATCAATCATGAGGTCCTCGACTTCACCCAGCAATCTCTGCTTGGTCTTTTCCAGAGAAGCACACTTGGAGTTCACAGCCGCAACAGATTCTTCAGCATCCTGTAGACGCTGGGCCAGCTTTTTCCTGTGGAACATTGTATGAAATTATGTCTTGGTCTATCAGATGTGAATTCATTTACTGAAATGTTGTGAATTTGTGTATACTTGGCTTCCTCAAGCTCCTCAGTGCGTTGGATAGCATCAGTCTCATATTTGGCTCTCCACTGAGCCACCTCGCTGTTGGCCTTAGACATGCCACGCTGAAGTTCACCTTTTGCCTCTTGCTCCTCTTCATACTGCTCTCTGAGCAGATCACAGTCATGGCGGGCAGACTGGACAGCATGAGCCAGAGCGTTCTTGGCCTTAAATCAAACATGTTAAATTTGCATTAGAAGTCTGGGTCTTGTTGGTTTTCTTGAAATGGAAATGCATTTcactatgtgttgtgatttACCTTAAGTTCCTCCTCAACATGTCTCTTGAGTTCCTCAATCTGTTGAGTGAAAGCCTGTTTTCCTCTGGTCAGCTGAGAAACAAGAGCTTCTTTCTCCTCCAGCTGGCGAGCCAGTTCACCTGTTAATCCGCTTTGTGTTAATCATTCTATTgaacaattttatttaaaatataattttgttatGCACTAACCATTCTCAGTGGCAAGTCTTGCTCTTTGGGCACTCGTGTCATTCAGCTGGCGAACATTTTCATCATTCTTGGACTTAATTTCACTCAGTTGGTCTTCAAAAGTGCGGCACATCTTTTCTAAGTTAGCCttagaaaataaaaaagttttactcatgttttgtttctttggacattttaatttaattatccTCTAGTTGTGATTACCTTTGATTTGGCCACTGACTCCATGTTGCTTGATAAGTCATCAATCTCCATCTTGTACTCACTTTTCTCCTTCTCCAGCTTTTGCTTAACACGCTGAAGATTGTCAATCTGTTCTCCGAGCTCGGCCACGGTATCTGCCTGCTTCTTTCGGAGAGCAGCCGATGTAGCCTCATGCTGCAAGGTGGACTCTTCCAGATCACGACGCAACTTCATGAATTCTGCTTCACGCTTCTTGTTCATCTCAATCTGGGCAGAAGTGGCACCACCAGCTTCCTCAAGCCTCTCACTGATCTCTTCAAGTTCCCTGGAGAGATCAGCTCTCTGCTTCTCCACTCTAGCACGAGCAGCTCGCTCGGACTCAATTTCCTCTTCCAGCTCCTCAATACGGGcctgtttttaaaatttgctCTTAGCTTGTCATACTGGTAGTGTGAATTCCCCAGTTATGTACTTTAGTTTAACATATGAAAGACATTACCTGAAGTTCTTTAATCTTCTTCTGAAGCTGTGCTCCCAAAGACTGTTCATCTTCAATCTTACTGATTAGTTGACTTATCTCAAAGTCCTTCCtgttttatgaaaattaaggttttgtaaaatgtgtatttgtttacatttacaaatgttCTGTCTTCTACTCACTTTTTGATCTTCTCGTCTGATTGTTGTTTGTCATTCTCCAGGTCCATTAGTGATTCCTGGGCCAGTTTCAGATCACCCTCAAGCTTTCTCTTGGCTCTCTCGAGGTCCATACGAAGTTTCTTCTCTTGCTCCAGTGAACCCTCGAGCTGTTCACAAAATTCAGAACATTAAAATCTCCCACATTCAGATCaatttctttcatttatttatggTCTAATTATCATGTTTAACATCTTACATCATCCACTTGCTGCTCAAGTTTTCCCTTGGCTTTAGTCAGAGAGTTGACTTTGTCTTCCTCTGCCTGAAGGTCATCAAGGGTTTGCTGGTGTGCCTCTTGGAGGGCTTTCTTCTCTTTGGTCAGCTTGGCAATGCTTTCATCTTGAGAGACCATCTCCTCAGTCAGGTTTTTCACCTAAATGCAAGAATTGTTTAGAGGTTTTCTTCTGAAGTATAAACACATGAGCCGTGTTAAGAAGATGTGATTAAATGTGAACCTTATTTTCTGTTGCATGTTTCTCCTTTTCCACTTTGGCCAAGGTGAGCTCCAGGTCATCAATATCTTTCTTCAGTTCAGAGCATTCATCTTCCAGTTTTCTCTTCTTTGCAGTCAGTTCAGCATTGATCTCCTCCTCATCCTCCAGTCTCTCGGTAGTCTCTTTGAGTTTGGCCTCGAGCTGGATCTTGCTTTTAATAAGACCTTCACATCTCTCCTCAGCATCAGAGAGATTGTCACTGTCCTGTTAATTGAGATGGGGACATGGTTAATTTCTGGAACCTGTTAAAATCTATAAATGTGGGTATAAGCACTGCAGCACTCACAGATGCTACTTGCAGTTGAAGATCGTTTTTCTCCTGCATAAGTGACACCATTTTCTCCTCAAGCTCCTTCTTTTTTGCTAGTGCCTTGGATAGATCCTCTTTCATTTTATCGTAGTTCTCCTTCATGGCTGCCATTTCTTTCTCTGTCTCTGCAGTCTTCAGAAGAGGTTTGATCTTGAAGTAAATCTTCATCCATGGCCAGTGTTTCACATTCATGAATGATCGGACATTGTATTGGATGGTAAAAATTGATTCTCTGTGTAAAATATCATCAGTTAGCATTACCCTTTAAAATTCATTCAATTTCATTTGTTTTCCAGTTTTTGTATGTGCATTGTACCTCCTCTCCATCATCTTGTAAAACTCCTTCCTTGTGAGGAACCCACGGCACTGAGCCTGAGTCATGGTTACTAGTGCTGCAAGTTTCTCATCTCTCAGCTCTTCAAGAGTACCCAACAAACCAGCTTTAAAGAACACCTGCAATCCCACCACAGGAATTATTTTAATTGGTAGCAAACCTGTTGTCTCTGTTCACCTAGCATTCTAGATTTCTAGatttaagattttaaataaacttctaTCACATACTTTGGTGTGTCCAAATTTATACTGAGTGTGGTCGACGTCAATAGAGCTCAAGAGTTTCTCTGAAGCTTTCTTGTTGTCAATGAACTGTCCCTCAGGGATGACACTAGCATTCAATACTTTATATCTGAAATCAAGTGTTTTGAAATATTAATGATAGGTCTTGGCTGTATTTGTAGTGAGATTATTGTGTTACACTGTAATTGTTTTAACGAAGTACCTCTGCTTGAAGTCACCATAGAGGATTCTGCTGGGAAAACCCTTTCTGCAGATTC
This genomic window contains:
- the LOC129453299 gene encoding myosin heavy chain, fast skeletal muscle-like; the protein is MGDAEMECFGPAAIYLRKPEKERIEAQHAPFDAKTAFYVSDVAEMYLKGTLLSREGDKVTVKTHSGKTVTVKEDQIFPMNPPKFDKLEDMAMMTHLNEATVLYNLKERYAAWMIYTYSGLFCATVNPYKWLPVYDSVVVNGYRGKKRVEAPPHIFSISDNAYQFMLSDRENQSILITGESGAGKTVNTKRVIQYFATIAVAGPKKTEPVAGKMQGSLEDQIIAANPLLEAYGNAKTIRNDNSSRFGKFIRIHFGTTGKLASADIETYLLEKSRVTFQLSAERSFHIFYQLMTGHKPELIEALLITTNPFDYPMISQGEITVKSIDDVEEFIATDTAIDILGFTAEEKISIFKLTGAVMHHGSMKFKQKQREEQAEPDGNEEADKIAYLMGLNSADLLKAVCYPRVKVGNEYVTKGQTVPQVANTVNALCKSVYEKMFAWMVVRINEMLDTKQARQFYIGVLDIAGFEIFDYNSLEQLCINFTNEKLQQFFNHHMFVLEQEEYKKEGIEWAFIDFGMDLAACIELIEKPMGIFSILEEECMFPKATDGSFKNKLHDQHLGKSAAFQKPKPVKGKAEAHFSLVHYAGTVDYNITGWLEKNKDPLNDSVVQLYQKSSVKLLSLLYAAHAGAEAEAAGKKACKKKGGSFQTVSALFRENLGKLMTNLRSTHPHFVRCLIPNESKTPGLMENPLVIHQLRCNGVLEGIRICRKGFPSRILYGDFKQRYKVLNASVIPEGQFIDNKKASEKLLSSIDVDHTQYKFGHTKVFFKAGLLGTLEELRDEKLAALVTMTQAQCRGFLTRKEFYKMMERRESIFTIQYNVRSFMNVKHWPWMKIYFKIKPLLKTAETEKEMAAMKENYDKMKEDLSKALAKKKELEEKMVSLMQEKNDLQLQVASDSDNLSDAEERCEGLIKSKIQLEAKLKETTERLEDEEEINAELTAKKRKLEDECSELKKDIDDLELTLAKVEKEKHATENKVKNLTEEMVSQDESIAKLTKEKKALQEAHQQTLDDLQAEEDKVNSLTKAKGKLEQQVDDLEGSLEQEKKLRMDLERAKRKLEGDLKLAQESLMDLENDKQQSDEKIKKKDFEISQLISKIEDEQSLGAQLQKKIKELQARIEELEEEIESERAARARVEKQRADLSRELEEISERLEEAGGATSAQIEMNKKREAEFMKLRRDLEESTLQHEATSAALRKKQADTVAELGEQIDNLQRVKQKLEKEKSEYKMEIDDLSSNMESVAKSKANLEKMCRTFEDQLSEIKSKNDENVRQLNDTSAQRARLATENGELARQLEEKEALVSQLTRGKQAFTQQIEELKRHVEEELKAKNALAHAVQSARHDCDLLREQYEEEQEAKGELQRGMSKANSEVAQWRAKYETDAIQRTEELEEAKKKLAQRLQDAEESVAAVNSKCASLEKTKQRLLGEVEDLMIDVERANSLAANMDKKQRNFDKVLADWKQKYEEGQAELEGAQKEARSLSTELFKMKNSYEEALDHLETLKRENKILQQEISDLSEQLGETGKSIHELEKAKKTVEIEKSEIQTALEEAEGTLEHEETKILRIQLELTQIKSEIDRKLAEKDEEIEQIKRNSQRVIDSMQSTLDSEVRSRNDALRVKKKMEGDLNEMEIQLSHANRQAAEAQKQLRNVQGQLKDAQLHLDEAVRGQEDMKEQAAMVERRNNLMQAEIEELRVALEQADRCRKMAEQELLDASERVGLLHSQNTSLINTKKKLEADLVQVQGEVDDSVQEARNAEEKAKKAITDAAMMAEELKKEQDTSSHLERMKKNMEITVKDLQHRLDEAESLAMKGGKKQLQKLEARVRELESEVESEQRRSAEAVKGVRKYERRVKELTYQTEEDKKNVMRLQDLVDKLQLKVKSYKRQAEEAEEQANTHLARHRKVQNEMEEAQERADIAESQVNKLRAKSREIGKGKESAE